In Pseudoclavibacter sp. Marseille-Q3772, the sequence AGGTCAACTTCGGGTTCGATAGCCGCGTTATTGCCAACCGTAAGCAGGCCCGTGAGCGGCGGCATCGTATGCAGCTCGACATTGCGTCCGATACTGCAACCGAGTAGCCGGGCGTACCAACGCACCATTCCGGCGCCGGCGATTCGGCCAGCACCCAGCTCTTCGGCGGCACGTTCCGCGAACCACAGCCGCAGGTGCACGCTTCCGCCACGGGTATAACTGCCTGGCCGTATCCCGGCGAGCACCACTTTGGCGATGAGCGCAGAAACGACAAGACGGCCCGGTGCACAAATGAGCAGTAGCCATGCGATCGCGAGTAGCCACCACGGCAATAGCGGTGCGATGCTTTCAGCCAGCGGTAGTCCCACCAGCGCTGCGAGGTGCATCCCAATCCCAAGCCAGGTAACCCAACGCAGGCCGGTGATCGTACGTAAGAACAGCAATAGCACCAGCTGGATGGTGTGTGTACCGACGGAAACCGGACGCACCCGTTCGTTTAGACGGCCAGCGGAGCTCTCCAGCCCGTCAAGCCAGGACGCAAAATCACCGAGCGTGTGATGCTCATACAGATCGGCAACGGTTGCGGTAACGAACCGCTCGCGCACTCGCGCAATGATCTGCGCGGCAGGTAGCGACCCGCCACCGAGCGCAAAGAAGTCTTCATCCGCGCTCGTGGGACGAGCGCCGAGGACGTCATTCCAGATGCCGGCGACCCAGTTGGCTGTATCCCCCAGGTCGGTTCCGGTTGCGCTGTCATCCTCTGGCAGCGGCCAAGGCAGGGCATTGCGGTCAATCTTCCCCGATGTTCGGGTCGGTAGATCGTCGACGATCGCTAATCGTGGCACCAGCGCAGCGGGCATATCCGCGCGCAATTTCGCGAGGCTTGCATCCCGATCAAAGGTGTCGTCCACGGTGATGTACCCGACAATCAGGGAGTTGCCACTGGCGGTTTTGCGCACCGCAGCCGCTGCTCCACCAACGCCGGGGAGGTCCAGTAGGGCCGAGTCAATTTCTCCGAGTTCGATCCTTCGGCCGCCGACCTTCACCTGATCGTCAGCGCGACCTCGGAAGAGCAGACCCTCGGGGTCGTTCACTACGACATCACCCGATCGGTAGGCACGGTCCCAGCCGAGGCTCGGCATGGGCGCGTACTTTTCCGCATCCTTTTCCGGGTCGAGATAGCGTGCGAGTCCGACACCACCGATGATCAGTTCGCCCTCTTCACCTGCGGGCACGGGGTTACCCTCGGCATCAACCACCGCAAGGTCCCAGCCAAGCAGCGGCAGACCGATACGCACCGGTGCGGAGCCGTCAAGTTGGGCGGCGCAGGAGACTACGGTCGCTTCGGTCGGGCCGTAGGTGTTCCACACCTCTCGGTGTTCGTTAGCGAAGCGAGCGCCGAGCTCCGGTGGGCACGCTTCACCACCCACGATGAGCAGCCGGACCTTATCCATGGCCGCCGCGGGCCACAGTGACACCAGCGTCGGCACCGTAGAAACAATCGTGATGTCGTTCGCCACCAGCCAGGGGCCAAGGTCCATTCCCGAACGCACCAGAGAACGCGGTGCAGGAACAAGACAGGCACCGTTTGCCCAGGCAAGCCACATTTCTTCACAGCTCGCATCGAATGCGACCGATAACCCCGCCATCACCCGATCGCGCGTGCCGATCGGCGCCTGCTGCAAGAACAGCTCCGCTTCCGCATCAACGAAGGCTGCGGCACTGCGATGGGTTACCGCCACACCCTTGGGCTTACCGGTCGATCCGGAGGTGAAGATCACCCAGCAGTCATCGTCAAGTGTGGGTTCGGTGACTTCAATCGGTGCTCGCGCTGTTGTCAGCCCAGAAGTCACCGTCAGGTCTGCGGTAATAACCGCAGCCACATCCGCTTCGTGAAATACGGTGCGGGCGCGCTCGTCCGGGTCTTCTGCGTCGACGGGAACATAGGCGGCGCCGGCAAGAAGAATCCCCATCACGGCAATGTAGAGATCGGTCGTACCCGAGGGGATGCGAACGCCCACCTTATCGGTACGGCCAATTCCTAGCTCGGCAAGGGATGCGGCGACCGCTTCGGCGGCCTCGGCAAATTCTGTGTAGGTCAGCTTGGCGCCGCCGGCGTCCAATGCCACCGCATCGCCGTGCTCAGACACTGTGTCGAGAAAAATATCAACGAGCGTTCGCGGCTGTGGCGCACGCGCGCCAGCCAATAGCGGGTCGTCTACGGAATTCATGGTGAGTTGAGACAACATTGATTGCCTCGCATCCTTTCAACAATGCTCGAGCGGGTAAACAAGAGGCAACCATCCTTTATACACCCTTAGTTTACCTTTTGTTAACCTTTTTCGCGGGAGTTCATTGATTGATCACGCACCGCACTCCGGCAATCACACGACACCCTAAGATTGTTCAGCAACGCCGGGCGATGGTCGCCCGACCGAGCATGCTGAGGAGACTTCAGGTGTCCACCCCGCCATCCCGATCCATCATCGAACACAACGGCATCGAGATCATTGCCGAATCGCAGCGCACGGCAACGCCCCGCCAATTGTTCTGGCCGTGGTTTGCCGCGAATGTGTCCGTGTTCGGGATGAGCTACGGCACGTGGATCTTCGGCTTCGGTGTCTCGTTTTGGCAAGCGACACTGGTAGCACTCATCGGCATCCCGATCTCCTTCGCGCTGTGCGGGCTCATCGCGATCGCCGGCAAACGCGGCAGCGCCCCGACCATGGTGCTCTCCCGGGCTGCGTTCGGCGTGCACGGCCAGAAAGTGCCCGGAATCGTCAGCTGGCTCACCTCGATCGGCTGGGAAACCTTCCTAGCCATCATGGCGACGCTCGCTACGGCGACCGTGTTCGCTCGCTTGGGCTGGCCAAGCGGAACCGAGGTGTTGATTGCCGCGGCCATTGCCGTTGCCGCCCTCATCGTCGTTGCCAGTGTGCTCGGATATCACACCATCATGAAACTCCAGGGTGTTCTTACCTGGATCACCGGCGCCGTCACCATCCTGTACATCGTGCTCACCATTCCGCACATTGATTTGGATGCAGTACTGGCCATTCCCGCAGGTGACCCGCAGGCAGTCATCGGCGCGCTGGTCATGGTCATGACCGGATTCGGGCTGGGCTGGATCAATATTGCCGCGGACTGGTCGCGCTATCAGCGTCGCGATGCATCCGATGGCGCCATCGTGGCGTGGAACACGTTCGGCGGGGCTATCGCGCCGGTACTCCTGGTGATCTTCGGCCTATTGCTGGCCGGCAGCGATCCCGCACTTATGGACCAGATTGCGCTCGACCCAATCGGCGCGCTTGCCTCGATTCTGCCAATCTGGGTACTCGTACCGTTCTGGCTCGCCGCCGTATTGGCTCTCGTATCGGGCGCCGTCCTGGGCATCTACTCCTCGGGCCTCACCCTGCTCAGCCTCGGCCTCAACATCCCCCGCCCGACAGCAGCCGCCATTGACGGAGTGATCCTGACTGCTGGAACGATCTACGTGGTGTTCTTCGCACCCAACTTCATCGACCCGTTCCAGAGCTTCCTCATCACCCTGGGAGTACCCCTCGCCTCCTGGGCCGGCATCCTCATCGCAGACATCCTCACCCGCCGCCAGCGCTATGACGAACAGGCCCTCTTCGATCCTCGCGGCCGCTACGGCAGCATCGATTGGATCTCGATCACAACGCTCGTGGTTGCTTCGGTTATCGGCTGGGGGCTCGTCATCAACCAGTTCGCCGATGCCGCGAGCTGGAACAATTGGCAGGGCTATCTACTCGAGCCGCTGGGGCTTGGCGGGCGAGAGGGCGCATGGGCTTACTCGAACATTGGCGTGCTCGTGGCACTCGTGCTGAGCTTCGTTGCCACACTGCTCCTGCGACGCAAGAAGATCCATCGGCAAGAGGCGGGTTCCTTGGACTCCGAGGTCTAAGCCAAGCTACTGCTCGGCAAGCGAACGCAGCATCGCCACATCCACCACCTCTAGGGATGCCACAACCGTGGCGCCCAGATCGGCAATTGCTTGTGCGTCTTCGGGAACGCTCGGGACCGCGAGCACTCGCGCACCTGACGCAATCGCCGCGCGCACACCGCTGAGGGAATCTTCGATGGCGACACA encodes:
- a CDS encoding Pls/PosA family non-ribosomal peptide synthetase → MNSVDDPLLAGARAPQPRTLVDIFLDTVSEHGDAVALDAGGAKLTYTEFAEAAEAVAASLAELGIGRTDKVGVRIPSGTTDLYIAVMGILLAGAAYVPVDAEDPDERARTVFHEADVAAVITADLTVTSGLTTARAPIEVTEPTLDDDCWVIFTSGSTGKPKGVAVTHRSAAAFVDAEAELFLQQAPIGTRDRVMAGLSVAFDASCEEMWLAWANGACLVPAPRSLVRSGMDLGPWLVANDITIVSTVPTLVSLWPAAAMDKVRLLIVGGEACPPELGARFANEHREVWNTYGPTEATVVSCAAQLDGSAPVRIGLPLLGWDLAVVDAEGNPVPAGEEGELIIGGVGLARYLDPEKDAEKYAPMPSLGWDRAYRSGDVVVNDPEGLLFRGRADDQVKVGGRRIELGEIDSALLDLPGVGGAAAAVRKTASGNSLIVGYITVDDTFDRDASLAKLRADMPAALVPRLAIVDDLPTRTSGKIDRNALPWPLPEDDSATGTDLGDTANWVAGIWNDVLGARPTSADEDFFALGGGSLPAAQIIARVRERFVTATVADLYEHHTLGDFASWLDGLESSAGRLNERVRPVSVGTHTIQLVLLLFLRTITGLRWVTWLGIGMHLAALVGLPLAESIAPLLPWWLLAIAWLLLICAPGRLVVSALIAKVVLAGIRPGSYTRGGSVHLRLWFAERAAEELGAGRIAGAGMVRWYARLLGCSIGRNVELHTMPPLTGLLTVGNNAAIEPEVDLLGHWIDGDRIHIGAIKIGREARIGARSTILGGVKIGAEAEIAAGSTVFTNVKSAQRWSGSPAVQIGDARGPWESRRPKQRPIYTLLYAATGVLISLLPMLAVAVGALALWQPLQSVTGIADITPALLGYFVLAVLAGYASLALCILIAVRLLGVGLKPGHYPAQSGPALRAWATLRIMDEARTWLFPLYGGAATTWWLRLLGARVGKDAEASTVLMIPKLTRIGAGAFLADDTLIGGYELGGGWLRVESVKIGRAAFVGNSGMTSPGRKVPKKSLVAVLSAAPRRKKAKAGASWVGSPPEKLRRVEHETDASRAYNPPMRLRIARGAVETCRILALLAHLTLHVCGAGILLWIAGSLGWGVAAATSGLVLLGCGAVAVLVAVIAKWLLIGRWRPSEHPLWSGMVWRSELADAFVESLAVPWLLRYVPGTVVLNWYFRMMGAKVGRGVWCETYWLPEHDLIQLGDGVTVNRGCVVQTHLFHDRVLSMDAVTLDHGATLGPHSVILPAATLGRDTTIGPGSLVMRGERAPDRTRWTGNPIGPWLDEH
- a CDS encoding cytosine permease, translated to MSTPPSRSIIEHNGIEIIAESQRTATPRQLFWPWFAANVSVFGMSYGTWIFGFGVSFWQATLVALIGIPISFALCGLIAIAGKRGSAPTMVLSRAAFGVHGQKVPGIVSWLTSIGWETFLAIMATLATATVFARLGWPSGTEVLIAAAIAVAALIVVASVLGYHTIMKLQGVLTWITGAVTILYIVLTIPHIDLDAVLAIPAGDPQAVIGALVMVMTGFGLGWINIAADWSRYQRRDASDGAIVAWNTFGGAIAPVLLVIFGLLLAGSDPALMDQIALDPIGALASILPIWVLVPFWLAAVLALVSGAVLGIYSSGLTLLSLGLNIPRPTAAAIDGVILTAGTIYVVFFAPNFIDPFQSFLITLGVPLASWAGILIADILTRRQRYDEQALFDPRGRYGSIDWISITTLVVASVIGWGLVINQFADAASWNNWQGYLLEPLGLGGREGAWAYSNIGVLVALVLSFVATLLLRRKKIHRQEAGSLDSEV